The Zingiber officinale cultivar Zhangliang chromosome 10A, Zo_v1.1, whole genome shotgun sequence genome contains a region encoding:
- the LOC122027460 gene encoding blue copper protein-like gives MTGSSRSSRVVPFSNHAVCYPALFLFVFLAISERNDAYVNYTVGDSLGWYDRLEEPDVNYQKWVAGKNFSLGDFLIFNTDKNHSVVQTYNVTTYKRCDYNDAEADDTAEWSSRQPTAKVSIAVPLVKEGVNYFFSGNYDGRQCRHGQHFKINVTHGRGLPESLKHPAEAPAPGKPDTSAGAGAVPSVPSSFDNPAQAGTAVAESGAEETVARMWIYLGLSFVAVVIG, from the exons ATGACAGGGAGCAGCAGATCGAGCAGAGTTGTTCCGTTTAGCAATCATGCCGTTTGTTATCCGGCGCTTTTCCTCTTCGTCTTCCTTGCTATTTCTGAAAGAAACGACGCGTATGTTAACTACACGGTGGGAGACTCGCTGGGCTGGTACGACAGGCTGGAGGAGCCTGATGTGAACTACCAGAAGTGGGTCGCAGGGAAGAACTTCAGCCTCGGAGATTTCCTCA TTTTCAACACGGACAAGAACCACTCGGTCGTGCAGACTTACAACGTGACCACCTACAAGCGCTGCGACTACAACGACGCCGAGGCCGACGACACGGCGGAGTGGTCGTCACGGCAGCCGACGGCGAAGGTGAGCATCGCGGTGCCGCTGGTGAAGGAGGGCGTGAACTATTTCTTCTCAGGCAACTACGACGGCCGGCAGTGCCGCCACGGGCAGCACTTCAAGATCAACGTCACCCACGGCCGGGGACTGCCCGAGAGCCTCAAGCATCCGGCGGAAGCCCCCGCTCCGGGCAAGCCGGATACGAGCGCCGGCGCCGGCGCCGTCCCGTCGGTGCCTTCCAGCTTTGACAACCCGGCGCAGGCGGGGACTGCTGTGGCCGAGTCTGGGGCAGAGGAGACCGTGGCAAGGATGTGGATTTACTTAGGCTTGAGCTTCGTGGCGGTGGTGATTGGCTGA
- the LOC122028229 gene encoding NADH dehydrogenase [ubiquinone] 1 alpha subcomplex subunit 6-like encodes MAHAALKMVKVPPNSASMEEARKRTINFFKTACRSLPTIMEIYNLDDLVTTSQIRSTISAEIRKNAHITNHKVIDLLLLKATEELSNVVSHYKQRHHLIGQYVVGRGGLIQETAEKDKGISDFLKQFYATNYF; translated from the exons ATGGCGCATGCGGCGTTGAAGATGGTTAAGGTTCCTCCCAACTCGGCCAGCATGGAGGAAGCGCGCAAGCGTACGATCAACTTCTTCAAGACTGCCTGCCGATCCCTCCCCACCATCATGGAGATCTACAATCTTGACGACCTCGTAACCACCTCCCAGATTCGCTCCACCATCTCCGCGGAGATACGCAAGAACGCTCACATCACAAACCACAAG GTTATTGATTTGCTTCTTCTCAAGGCAACAGAAGAACTTAGCAACGTAGTTTCCCATTACAAGCAGCGGCACCATCTGATCGGGCAATATGTTGTTGGACGTGGAGGGCTCATACAAGAAACAGCGGAGAAAGACAAAGGCATATCTGATTTTTTGAAGCAGTTCTACGCCACGAACTATTTCTGA